In Megalopta genalis isolate 19385.01 chromosome 7, iyMegGena1_principal, whole genome shotgun sequence, a single window of DNA contains:
- the Lnpk gene encoding zinc-ribbon metal-binding protein lunapark isoform X2, translated as MGIILSRFRKKKTTIEILESLDSSSYRIAPPTETPHRSLSPQNMASPPNTGELRKRVLTSQKQLLNVPRVTPGNTGLVPVGIAPIQATPIGFQGSARPVIPVMGYRSPLPRPILPRERSYLERLVDYIVGDGPANRYALVCRQCYSHNGMSLKEEFEYFGFKCCYCNTWNPPRKQKSAAPRLELDASTISTQDSTSNASEHTLSTNISEKPIQTELSSPSDTDSDIEVVEGPEESADIEVIKEPAESEDIEVVRGTVESEDIEVVRGPVESATTEHTAEDRKNKCDELEDSTEKMDIDESVSY; from the exons ATGGGAATCATATTGTCAAGATTTCGC AAAAAGAAAACCACTATTGAAATTTTAGAAAGTCTGGACTCG TCATCTTATAGAATAGCACCACCCACAGAAACACCACATCGTTCTTTGTCACCACAAAATATGGCATCCCCTCCTAATACCGGAGAACTGAGGAAGAGAGTACTGACATCTCAAAAACAATTATTAAACGTCCCAAGGGTTACACCCGGTAACACTGGCCTTGTCCCAGTTGGCATAGCTCCCATTCAGGCTACACCAATTGGTTTCCAGGGCAGTGCTAGACCAGTTATTCCAGTTATGGGTTATC GATCGCCACTGCCACGGCCGATATTACCACGCGAAAGAAGTTATCTAGAACGGTTGGTTGACTATATAGTAGGTGATGGTCCAGCGAATCGTTATGCATTAGTATGTCGGCAGTGCTATTCGCATAATGGGATGTCTTTAAAAGAAGAATTCGAATATTTTG GATTCAAGTGTTGTTACTGCAATACTTGGAATCCTCCGAGGAAGCAGAAATCTGCAGCACCGAGACTGGAGCTCGATGCTAGTACTATATCAACGCAAGACAGTACATCCAATGCATCCGAACATACATTATCGACCAATATAAGCGAGAAACCAATACAAACTGAACTATCCAGTCCATCGGATACAG attccgataTCGAGGTAGTTGAAGGACCGGAGGAATCCGCAGATATTGAGGTAATCAAAGAACCAGCGGAATCTGAAGATATCGAGGTAGTCAGAGGTACAGTAGAATCTGAAGATATCGAAGTAGTCAGAGGACCAGTGGAATCTGCAACAACCGAACATACTGCTGAGGACCGTAAAAACAAATGCG ATGAACTGGAAGACAGTACGGAAAAAATGGACATCGACGAATCCGTTTCGTATTGA
- the Naa35 gene encoding N-alpha-acetyltransferase 35: protein MATMMEEQNSVDMGKDKESQFDEVSCNWVDITQEFFEAITELELGELLRDKLFGLFEAMSAIEMMDPKMDAGMQCNRGSNKPCTFSQAVDSGALKLDNLTPSEVIGIIDSTYACIVSWLEGHSLAQTVFTNLYLHQPSQIVDKPLKTFCYAVYKIIEIIKDCINKALVFEEEDFQSVTYGYRLQQDIAEQKTLSMLREVEEELHRKSRIKPVDAESEKEYNDGLALYARIRFTKLFYQILSLMGKKEQLQQNLNDCHRLLNKCSYMIQVMIKTVDRGEKADDISNYPNIMGFNPMVNHRLLPPTFPRYTKIKPRIEALKYLDELIIRIRTVTMITNQTGLHAALDYFLEFSRHSPCILSRSMLQIVYLPTTNRVFGVHNFADVLKEAARNFIAPPVLMPKSTLLQNHQAKEYVDSFMSHCVSLFGMLLQLTGHNRARQRDKLAHLLEDFAALQDEAERVDGFLHTLSLKSLTPRSHLACFATWILYHTLRVMVMYLLSGFELELYSVHEYHYIYWYLYEFLYGWLVSAITRADTFLMEQDVHNDAHKGRGAKKSAKNKKKKSTPRPYDIEILIYQAMQNICGGYYKALVGFRMDGRIPLPEVQFDSERVRYEHRLLPFSSLLTPPPVHYQEFLDMTNAQMHKRNEKVTSEMLYLAGCRHFHQARNMLERALFLYPQNACAVNEINDLLKISKTNFVVLKLLAGGHQKDSKEPPVFDFSCHQHFPLIKLTKLNSL, encoded by the exons ATGGCGACTATGATGGAAGAACAGAATTCGGTTGACATGGGCAAAGATAAAGAATCACA ATTCGATGAAGTCAGTTGCAATTGGGTGGACATCACCCAAGAGTTTTTCGAGGCCATCACAG AGCTGGAGTTAGGGGAACTTTTGCGTGATAAATTGTTtggattatttgaagcaatgtctGCAATTGAAATGATGGATCCAAAGATGGATGCTGGCATGCAATGCAACAGGGGCAGCAACAAACCATGTACTTTTTCACAGGCTGTTGACTCTGGTGCATTAAAATTGGACAATCTGACACCATCCGAAGTTATAGGAATAATTGATTCAACCTATGCGTGTATAGTGTCGTGGCTTGAAGGTCATAGTCTGGCACAAACTGTTTTCACTAACTTGTACCTTCACCAGCCCAGTCAAATAGTAGATAAACCTCTGAAGACTTTTTGTTATGCTGTGTACAAAATAATTGAGATAATTAAAGATTGCATAAATAAAGCATTAGTGTTCGAAGAAGAAGACTTTCAAAGTGTTACTTACGGCTACAGATTGCAACAAGACATTGCAGAACAAAAAACTTTATCTATGTTACGTGAAGTAGAAGAAGAACTGCATAGGAAAAGTAGAATAAAGCCAGTTGACGCAGAATCTGAGAAAGAA taCAATGATGGACTGGCCTTGTATGCAAGAATTAGATTTACCAAATTGTTCTATCAAATCTTGTCGTTAATGGGAAAGAAAGAGCAACTGCAACAGAATTTAAACGACTGTCATAGATTATTAAACAAGTGTTCATACATGATTCAAGTTATGATTAAGACAGTAGATCGTGGAGAGAAGGCTGACGATATTT CCAACTATCCAAATATCATGGGATTTAATCCCATGGTGAATCACAGATTATTACCACCAACATTCCCGCGATACACTAAAATAAAACCGAGAATAGAGGCGCTAAAATATCTGGACGAATTAATAATTAGGATTAGAACGGTCACCATGATTACCAATCAGACCGGTCTTCATGCAGCTTTG GACTATTTTTTAGAATTCTCAAGACATAGTCCGTGTATATTATCTAGATCCATGCTACAGATAGTGTATTTACCCACAACGAATCGAGTATTCGGTGTGCACAATTTTGCCGATGTTCTGAAAGAGGCGGCGCGGAACTTTATCGCGCCGCCGGTCTTAATGCCAAAGAGCACGTTGCTTCAGAATCATCAAGCTAAGGAATACGTTGATAGTTTTATGTCCCACTGCGTCAGCCTGTTcggcatgctgttgcagctcaCCGGTCACAACAGAGCAAGGCAAAGAGATAAATTGGCGCATCTGCTGGAGGACTTCGCTGCATTGCAGGATGAA GCGGAAAGAGTAGATGGGTTCTTACATACGTTGTCTTTAAAAAGTCTTACACCCAGGTCGCATCTAGCTTGTTTTGCAACATGGATTTTGTATCATACGCTGCGAGTAATGGTCATGTACTTGTTAAGCGGGTTCGAACTGGAATTATATTCGGTACACGAATACCATTACATATACTGGTACCTTTATGAATTTCTTTATGGATGGCTTGTGTCAGCCATCACGAGAGCCGATACATTTTTAATGGAGCAGGATGTGCATAACGACGCGCATAAAGGCAGAGGTGCCAAGAAGAGcgctaaaaataaaaaaaagaaatcaacgCCAAGACCGTACGACATAGAAATATTGATATATCAGGCTATGCAAAATATATGCGGTGGATATTATAAA GCTTTAGtcgggtttcgcatggatggaAGAATACCTCTTCCTGAAGTACAGTTCGATTCGGAACGCGTTCGGTACGAGCACAGGTtattaccattttcttcgctaCTAACACCGCCGCCAGTTCATTACCAGGAATTCCTAGATATGACTAATGCACAGATGCATAAAAGAAAC GAAAAGGTTACCAGCGAGATGCTGTACTTAGCTGGGTGTAGACACTTTCATCAAGCAAGGAACATGCTGGAACGAGCCTTATTTCTTTACCCCCAGAATGCATGTGCTGTAAATGAG ATTAACGACTTATTAAAAATATCGAAAACTAATTTCGTGGTCTTAAAGTTACTCGCCGGCGGACATCAAAAGGACTCGAAGGAACCGCCAGTATTCGACTTCTCCTGTCACCAACACTTCCCGCTGATCAAGCTCACGAAACTGAACTCTTTGTAA
- the LOC117221811 gene encoding condensin complex subunit 2, which yields MISSTNEKVALPNSNSLMNSSLMSLRKSILSPNVSIPILPENDDELERLDRRCEKTNDKRQSLGLGFLAKIPRPEMSNRITECIKLGTENKINVKNAFSLEIIDFMTYMIKKQDENMSNLQVATVSLDVSTKIYGYRVDSVHTEIMKLAGGLDKQVDEPVTNDTQADNSTVQEHQNDNIRKGGKKKKRRCKYQIFSTLENLKGSVEILKPTLWLVGDDDTQSAAMLNQVMLPNHANSRYHLHLYNDVIVDTVESKGKVKDGKISTPRLDICESHICPPLADFEFLNWINENETEYKETQKEKEAENRFQFDLDASVPSEEEVIQSSINLYNADLEEDSEENIERHIQKPVEVLTDFYKAITKIGLASSSEYSILQKNKNIHWAGPTHWKVRNTSKALGGSNIIETCPQGHGRKKKELELRFDNDAKKAVAAKFSLAISGRTRIKRAEDVWIESRVTLPRDLHYDIANVNKLYLHELIDLSLKNKDDLDVTHVSDGIDIYNYNNENDTSNYCPNVSITDYKADEANNEGHESDIHEKFTGNNLVAVPKLTNKVAIAYSVRAKKIDMRKLKKSIWQCMIASNNTETTDIQKEVDQETENKINEDKHFSEIYKKLPNMLSQSNAESLSFPISFVSLLHLANEKTLRLQSLPDMSDIIVAAD from the coding sequence atgaTATCCAGCACAAATGAGAAAGTTGCGTTACCAAACAGTAATTCACTAATGAATTCCTCATTAATGTCTTTACGAAAGTCTATTCTCTCACCAAATGTGTCAATCCCTATTCTACCAGAAAATGATGATGAACTTGAACGTTTGGACAGGCGTTGTGAAAAAACAAATGATAAAAGACAATCTCTAGGTCTTGGTTTTCTGGCAAAAATACCAAGACCTGAAATGTCCAATCGTATTACAGAATGCATAAAGCTTGGTACAGAAAACAAGATTaatgtaaaaaatgcatttagtcttgaaataattgatttcatGACATATATGATCAAAAAACAAGATGAAAACATGTCCAATTTGCAAGTAGCCACTGTATCATTAGATGTCAGCACTAAAATCTATGGGTATCGTGTAGATAGTGTACATACAGAAATAATGAAACTTGCAGGTGGTTTAGATAAACAAGTAGATGAACCTGTAACAAATGACACCCAGGCAGATAATTCAACTGTGCAAGAGCATCAAAATGATAACATAAGAAAAGGAgggaagaaaaaaaagagaagatgCAAGTATCAAATTTTTAGCACTCTTGAAAACTTAAAAGGTAGCGTAGAAATATTGAAACCGACATTGTGGTTGGTGGGAGATGATGACACGCAAAGTGCAGCTATGTTAAACCAAGTAATGCTGCCAAACCATGCAAATTCCAGATATCATCTACACTTGTATAATGACGTTATCGTCGATACTGTGGAGAGTAAAGGAAAAGTTAAGGATGGAAAAATAAGCACTCCACGACTAGATATTTGTGAATCGCATATATGTCCACCATTAGCTGACTTCGAATTTCTCAATTGGATCAATGAGAATGAAACAGAATATAAAGAAActcaaaaagaaaaagaagctgAAAACAGATTTCAATTTGACTTGGATGCCAGTGTTCCATCTGAAGAGGAAGTAATTCAATCGAGTATAAATCTCTACAATGCTGATTTGGAGGAAGATAGTGAAGAAAATATCGAAAGGCACATCCAGAAACCAGTAGAAGTGCTTACAGATTTCTATAAAGCGATAACGAAGATTGGGTTGGCAAGCTCTTCAGAGTATTCCATTCtacagaaaaataaaaacattCACTGGGCTGGTCCAACACATTGGAAGGTAAGAAATACCAGCAAAGCTTTAGGGGGAAGTAACATTATAGAAACATGTCCCCAAGGACACggtagaaaaaagaaagaactagAATTACGTTTCGACAACGATGCTAAGAAAGCTGTAGCAGCAAAGTTTTCATTGGCCATCTCTGGAAGAACACGGATCAAACGTGCCGAAGATGTTTGGATCGAATCGAGAGTTACACTGCCTCGAGATCTTCATTACGACATTGCAAACGTAAACAAATTGTACCTTCATGAGCTAATAGATCTAAGTTTGAAGAACAAGGATGACTTAGATGTTACTCACGTGTCTGACGGCATCGacatatataactataataatgaaAATGACACATCAAATTACTGTCCCAATGTTTCTATCACGGATTACAAAGCAGATGAGGCCAATAATGAAGGTCACGAGTCTGATATTCATGAGAAGTTTACTGGAAACAATCTAGTCGCAGTtcccaaattaacaaataaagtGGCTATCGCGTATAGCGTTCGCGCTAAGAAAATTGATATGCGGAAATTAAAGAAATCTATCTGGCAATGCATGATCGCGTCTAATAACACGGAAACCACAGATATTCAAAAGGAGGTAGATCAAGAAACTGAGAATAAGATAAACGAAGACAAACACTTCAGCGAGATTTATAAAAAATTACCGAATATGTTGTCACAGAGTAACGCAGAATCGTTAAGCTTCCCCATTTCTTTTGTATCTTTACTCCAtttagcaaatgaaaaaacATTGAGATTACAGTCTCTTCCAGATATGTCTGACATCATCGTCGCAGCAGACTGA
- the Nacalpha gene encoding nascent polypeptide associated complex protein alpha subunit produces MPELTELDKAMSSEPTKVEAAAAGSGTDSDSDDTVPELDDARAGGTVGFPGTTVTGLPLDMVSKAKQSRGEKKARKLMSKLGLKPVQGVNRVTIRKSKNILFVINKPDVLKNPASDTYIVFGEAKIEDLSQQAQVAAAEKFKEPPVIPATEAGGSTTVVAPIQEESEEEIDETGVEEKDIDLVICQANVSRGKAIKALKNNNNDIVNAIMELTM; encoded by the exons ATGCCAGAACTAACTGAACTTGACAAAGCTATGAGCTCCGAACCTACTAAGGTCGAAGCAGCTGCAGCAGGTTCTGGAACAGATTCAGATTCGGATGATACTGTCCCGGAATTAGACGATGCGCGTGCAGGAGGTACCGTTGGTTTCCCAGGGACAACCGTTACCGGTCTCCCCCTCGACATGGTTTCTAAAGCCAAACAGAGTCGTGGAGAGAAAAAGGCCAGAAAGCTGATGAGCAAATTAGGATTGAAACCT GTGCAAGGAGTTAACAGAGTAACTATTCGTAAATCAAAGAATATTTTGTTTGTAATCAATAAACCAGACGTGCTAAAGAATCCTGCCTCAGATACATACATCGTATTTGGAGAAGCCAAG ATCGAAGATTTGAGTCAACAAGCTCAAGTAGCAGCTGCTGAGAAATTCAAGGAACCTCCTGTTATTCCAGCAACTGAGGCTGGCGGCAGTACTACC GTTGTTGCACCTATACAAGAAGAGTCGGAGGAAGAGATAGATGAGACAGGAGTCGAAGAAAAAGACatcgatttggttatttgtcAAGCCAATGTATCACGAGGGAAAGCTATTAAAGCtctcaaaaataataataacgacaTTGTTAATGCTATTATG GAATTGACAATGTGA
- the LOC117221817 gene encoding malate dehydrogenase, mitochondrial, with protein MIVFLRSIRRGGWRRNISKMPTNDGKGKSSESSKDIKKSIEKTRSNPTDAFNGYDCFLPDQKGDVQVCIIGGGEAPLYTAALLKQSRLIKRLNLVDTTNTMAGAVLDTSHIDTSTRIKHYTKKRIKNALKQANIIALMDESEPKGVDLNPKIQFESAASYVYEMAEQMVTVSSDALVAVFVQPVTATLPMISEIYKLCGWWDPDRIIGSTSFLRMRMEATTASLLDLDPAFLSIPMVAGADPYTIVPLLSRSSPINRFNHVQQEMLLQSLRGADKEIASIDGRGPILSVAAAAAKFILALAGGLSGSPNVYTSGYVRSNVLPICRFFTTELQLGPGGVQTNFGLPKMSPAEVVLVEQAVPIINEFVHTAIKTVFSYSYVKQKST; from the exons ATGATTGTTTTTCTACGATCCATCAGAAGAGGTGGTTGGAGACGCAACATTTCGAAAATGCCGACCAACGATGGAAAGGGCAAGAGTTCAGAGAGCAGCAAGGACATAAAGAAATCCATAGAGAAGACTCGATCTAATCCGACAGATGCGTTCAATGGCTACGACTGTTTCCTCCCGGATCAGAAGGGCGACGTGCAAGTCTGCATAATTGGGGGTGGTGAGGCACCGCTTTACACGGCTGCCCTTTTAAAACAATCCCGACTAATAAAACGTCTGAACCTGGTGGACACGACGAACACAATGGCTGGTGCAGTTTTAGACACAAGTCATATCGACACGTCCACCCGAATTAAGCACTACACAAAGAAACGTATAAAGAACGCCCTGAAACAA GCAAACATAATCGCTCTAATGGATGAATCGGAGCCAAAGGGGGTGGATCTGAACCCGAAGATTCAATTCGAATCTGCGGCATCGTACGTGTACGAGATGGCAGAACAAATGGTAACGGTGAGCTCGGACGCATTGGTCGCCGTTTTCGTTCAACCGGTAACGGCGACACTGCCCATGATCTCCGAGATCTACAAGCTCTGTGGATGGTGGGATCCGGACAGGATCATCGGTTCTACGTCTTTCCTGCGCATGCGAATGGAAGCCACAACCGCGAGTCTCCTCGATCTGGATCCGGCATTCCTATCGATTCCTATGGTAGCTGGTGCAGATCCATACACCATTGTTCCTCTTCTGTCACGAAGCAGCCCCATCAATCGATTCAATCAT GTGCAACAAGAAATGTTACTACAGTCGCTGCGTGGAGCGGATAAGGAAATAGCAAGCATCGATGGCAGGGGACCGATTTTATCAGTCGCTGCAGCCGCTGCCAAGTTTATCCTTGCACTCGCCGGTGGACTCAGTGGATCACCGAATGTCTACACCTCCGGTTACGTTCGATCGAACGTGTTACCGATTTGTCGGTTTTTCACCACCGAATTACAATTAGGCCCGGGCGGAGTGCAAACGAATTTCGGACTGCCGAAAATGTCGCCGGCGGAAGTAGTACTGGTCGAGCAAGCGGTACCCATAATCAATGAGTTCGTTCACACGGCGATAAAAACTGTTTTCAGCTACAGCTACGTGAAGCAAAAAAGCACGTAG
- the Lnpk gene encoding zinc-ribbon metal-binding protein lunapark isoform X1, which yields MGIILSRFRKKKTTIEILESLDSQIEEIERYGHTTEQRHKRIVGTLILYSVILYIISALIFYFCFFPASLYDQIFYMIPLLIFPILILLTKKMVTWYYKRKISENQEKLSTIQLEKKKILDEVTETETYKKAKEILLKFAPDQLKMTPSSYRIAPPTETPHRSLSPQNMASPPNTGELRKRVLTSQKQLLNVPRVTPGNTGLVPVGIAPIQATPIGFQGSARPVIPVMGYRSPLPRPILPRERSYLERLVDYIVGDGPANRYALVCRQCYSHNGMSLKEEFEYFGFKCCYCNTWNPPRKQKSAAPRLELDASTISTQDSTSNASEHTLSTNISEKPIQTELSSPSDTDSDIEVVEGPEESADIEVIKEPAESEDIEVVRGTVESEDIEVVRGPVESATTEHTAEDRKNKCDELEDSTEKMDIDESVSY from the exons ATGGGAATCATATTGTCAAGATTTCGC AAAAAGAAAACCACTATTGAAATTTTAGAAAGTCTGGACTCG CAAATTGAAGAGATTGAAAGATATGGACACACTACAGAACAAAGGCATAAAAGAATTGTTGGCACTCTCATTTTGTATAGTGTGATTCTTTATATAATATCtgcattaattttttatttctgtttCTTTCCTGCATCATTGTATGATCAAATATTTTATATGATTCCATTATTAATTTTTCCTATTCt AATATTGCTCACAAAAAAGATGGTCACATGGTATTATAAACGTAAAATCTCTGAAAATCAGGAGAAATTAAGTACAATACagttagaaaaaaagaaaatcctTGATGAAGTTACAGAGACTGAGACCTACAAAAAGGCTAAAGAGATTCTGTTGAAATTTGCCCCAGATCAATTAAAAATGACGCCT TCATCTTATAGAATAGCACCACCCACAGAAACACCACATCGTTCTTTGTCACCACAAAATATGGCATCCCCTCCTAATACCGGAGAACTGAGGAAGAGAGTACTGACATCTCAAAAACAATTATTAAACGTCCCAAGGGTTACACCCGGTAACACTGGCCTTGTCCCAGTTGGCATAGCTCCCATTCAGGCTACACCAATTGGTTTCCAGGGCAGTGCTAGACCAGTTATTCCAGTTATGGGTTATC GATCGCCACTGCCACGGCCGATATTACCACGCGAAAGAAGTTATCTAGAACGGTTGGTTGACTATATAGTAGGTGATGGTCCAGCGAATCGTTATGCATTAGTATGTCGGCAGTGCTATTCGCATAATGGGATGTCTTTAAAAGAAGAATTCGAATATTTTG GATTCAAGTGTTGTTACTGCAATACTTGGAATCCTCCGAGGAAGCAGAAATCTGCAGCACCGAGACTGGAGCTCGATGCTAGTACTATATCAACGCAAGACAGTACATCCAATGCATCCGAACATACATTATCGACCAATATAAGCGAGAAACCAATACAAACTGAACTATCCAGTCCATCGGATACAG attccgataTCGAGGTAGTTGAAGGACCGGAGGAATCCGCAGATATTGAGGTAATCAAAGAACCAGCGGAATCTGAAGATATCGAGGTAGTCAGAGGTACAGTAGAATCTGAAGATATCGAAGTAGTCAGAGGACCAGTGGAATCTGCAACAACCGAACATACTGCTGAGGACCGTAAAAACAAATGCG ATGAACTGGAAGACAGTACGGAAAAAATGGACATCGACGAATCCGTTTCGTATTGA
- the Six4 gene encoding homeobox protein six4 → MRNPQRMSDSLDQLSSPNSDCNSQMGAVHRNPSAEQYNNSSSMQGLSLAHHSHPQNLTSAANGSPQYPQVLSSCNNGNGNVGNIGALSLGTSTSNFTPEQISCMCEALSQSKDIDKLTRFLWSLPEDEVLRGGESVLVARAAVAFHRGACRELYSILESNRFSPRRHEELQKMWFNSHYREAEKIRGRPLGAVDKYRLRKKYPLPKTIWDGEEVVYCFKERSRQALKQFYLSNRYPNKNEKKNLADKIGLTMTQVSNWFKNRRQRDRTPQTRTEMLPLNCQSSANNAIGSTTSNGGSIQSLQSINSDSPNLAMSPLSTMGMSPVGMNPCSPMGMSPMGPHHHGYATPVTPSSVHTTHPHNGGLSPMNDVKALCYGRGVYDTGKDVEQTSVYYSSHSSMHHQYYQQSHHQMMSTSHHHHHHHHHQQGMPTGYELMLPPPQHSM, encoded by the exons ATGAGGAATCCGCAGAGAATGTCTGACAGTTTGGATCAACTGTCATCGCCGAACAGCGACTGCAACAGCCAGATGGGCGCCGTCCATCGGAACCCGTCCGCCGAACAGTACAACAATAGCTCGTCGATGCAGGGTCTCTCTTTGGCGCATCACTCCCATCCGCAGAACCTGACGTCCGCGGCCAACGGCAGCCCGCAGTATCCGCAGGTGTTGTCCAGTTGCAACAACGGCAACGGGAACGTCGGGAACATCGGAGCACTGTCCCTGGGAACCTCCACCAGCAACTTCACGCCCGAGCAGATCTCTTGCATGTGCGAAGCACTGTCCCAGAGCAAGGACATCGATAAGCTCACGAG GTTTCTCTGGTCGCTGCCAGAGGACGAGGTGTTACGGGGTGGCGAGAGCGTGCTGGTGGCGAGGGCGGCGGTGGCCTTCCACCGAGGCGCCTGCCGCGAGCTCTACTCGATCCTCGAGAGCAATCGTTTCTCGCCTCGCCGGCATGAAGAGCTCCAGAAGATGTGGTTCAACTCGCACTATCGCGAGGCAGAGAAGATCCGCGGACGACCGCTGGGCGCCGTGGACAAGTACCGGCTGAGGAAGAAGTATCCGCTGCCGAAGACGATCTGGGACGGCGAGGAGGTCGTCTACTGCTTCAAGGAACGCTCGAGGCAGGCGCTGAAGCAATTCTACTTGAGCAACAGGTACCcgaacaagaacgagaagaagaatCTCGCGGACAAGATCGGCCTGACGATGACCCAGGTGTCGAATTGGTTCAAGAACCGGCGGCAGAGGGACCGTACCCCGCAGACGAGAAC GGAAATGCTGCCGCTAAACTGTCAGAGCAGCGCGAACAACGCGATCGGCAGCACGACGAGCAACGGCGGAAGCATACAATCGTTGCAGAGCATCAATTCGGACAGCCCGAACCTGGCGATGTCGCCGTTGTCGACGATGGGCATGTCGCCGGTTGGCATGAACCCGTGCAGCCCGATGGGCATGAGCCCGATGGGGCCGCATCATCACGGATACGCGACGCCTGTTACCCCGTCCTCGGTGCACACCACCCACCCCCACAACGGCGGCCTCAGCCCCATGAACGACGTCAAGGCGCTCTGCTACGGACGCGGCGTCTACGACACCG GCAAAGACGTCGAACAGACTTCGGTCTACTACTCGAGTCACTCGAGCATGCACCACCAGTACTACCAGCAGTCGCATCATCAGATGATGTCGACCTCCCACCACCATCAtcaccaccaccatcaccaaCAGGGCATGCCGACCGGCTACGAACTGATGCTGCCGCCGCCCCAACACTCGATGTGA